Proteins co-encoded in one Klebsiella michiganensis genomic window:
- a CDS encoding glutamate-pyruvate aminotransferase, with the protein MADSSPKRRFSRIDRLPPYVFNITAELKMAARRRGEDIIDFSMGNPDGATPPHIVEKLCTVAQREDTHGYSTSRGIPRLRRAISRWYKDRYDVDIDPESEAIVTIGSKEGLAHLMLATLDHGDTVLVPNPSYPIHIYGAVIAGAQVRSVPLVEGVDFFAELERAIRESYPKPKMMILGFPSNPTAQCVELEFFEKVVALAKQYDVLVIHDLAYADIVYDGWKAPSIMEVPGARDVAVEFFTLSKSYNMAGWRIGFMVGNQELVSALARIKSYHDYGTFTPLQVAAIAALEGDQQCVRDIAEQYKRRRDVLVKGLHEAGWMVECPKASMYVWAKIPEQYAAMGSLEFAKKLLQEAKVCVSPGIGFGDYGDTHVRFALIENRDRIRQAVRGIKGMFRADGLLPPLPKNAAESTE; encoded by the coding sequence ATGGCTGACTCCAGTCCAAAACGTCGTTTTTCGCGTATCGATCGCTTACCCCCTTACGTTTTTAACATCACTGCCGAACTGAAAATGGCTGCGCGACGCCGCGGCGAAGATATTATTGATTTCAGCATGGGCAACCCGGACGGGGCGACGCCGCCGCACATTGTCGAAAAACTTTGCACCGTGGCCCAGCGTGAAGACACGCACGGGTATTCCACTTCGCGAGGCATTCCTCGTCTGCGCCGCGCCATTTCTCGCTGGTACAAAGATCGCTACGACGTAGATATCGATCCGGAAAGTGAAGCTATTGTCACTATTGGCTCGAAGGAAGGGCTGGCGCACCTGATGCTGGCGACGCTGGATCATGGTGATACCGTGCTGGTGCCGAACCCAAGCTACCCGATTCATATTTATGGGGCGGTGATAGCCGGGGCGCAGGTTCGTTCGGTGCCGCTGGTGGAAGGCGTAGACTTCTTTGCCGAGCTGGAGCGAGCCATTCGCGAAAGTTACCCGAAACCTAAGATGATGATCCTCGGCTTCCCGTCTAACCCAACCGCCCAGTGCGTAGAGCTGGAGTTTTTCGAAAAGGTTGTTGCGCTGGCGAAGCAGTACGACGTGCTGGTAATTCATGACCTCGCCTACGCCGATATTGTGTATGACGGCTGGAAAGCCCCTTCCATTATGGAAGTCCCCGGCGCGCGTGATGTGGCCGTTGAGTTCTTCACGCTGTCAAAAAGTTACAACATGGCGGGCTGGCGTATTGGCTTCATGGTCGGCAACCAGGAGTTGGTGAGCGCGCTGGCACGTATCAAGAGCTACCACGACTATGGCACCTTCACGCCGCTACAGGTGGCGGCGATTGCAGCCCTTGAAGGGGACCAGCAGTGCGTGCGCGATATTGCAGAACAGTACAAACGCCGTCGTGACGTGCTGGTAAAAGGGCTGCATGAAGCTGGCTGGATGGTGGAGTGCCCGAAAGCTTCCATGTACGTCTGGGCAAAAATTCCCGAACAGTACGCGGCGATGGGATCGCTGGAGTTCGCCAAGAAGCTGCTACAGGAAGCGAAAGTCTGCGTTTCGCCGGGGATTGGCTTCGGTGACTACGGTGATACTCACGTTCGCTTCGCGCTGATTGAAAACCGGGATCGTATCCGCCAGGCCGTGCGCGGTATCAAGGGGATGTTCCGGGCTGACGGGCTGTTGCCGCCGTTGCCGAAGAACGCTGCGGAAAGCACCGAATAA
- a CDS encoding membrane protein, whose amino-acid sequence MRVSAERCEVKYFLMGISVIVVLWAGTFFLMVE is encoded by the coding sequence ATGCGCGTCAGCGCGGAGCGATGTGAAGTGAAATATTTTCTGATGGGTATTTCTGTGATTGTTGTGTTGTGGGCCGGCACCTTCTTCCTGATGGTTGAATAA
- a CDS encoding cupin, translating to MIVSKENAEHYLWGGDCDGWHLLKDSALSVIHERMPAGRAEQRHYHSVAQQFFFVLSGALTMELEGERYVVPAGKGIPIPSQAKHQARNDSDKEIEFLVISQPTTRGDRVNLTMTE from the coding sequence ATGATCGTTTCAAAAGAAAATGCGGAACACTATCTTTGGGGAGGAGATTGCGATGGGTGGCACTTGCTAAAAGATTCTGCTTTGAGCGTGATTCATGAACGTATGCCGGCGGGGCGGGCGGAACAAAGACACTACCATTCCGTGGCACAGCAGTTCTTTTTTGTGTTATCCGGGGCATTGACGATGGAGCTGGAAGGAGAGCGTTACGTGGTTCCTGCGGGGAAGGGGATCCCGATTCCGTCGCAGGCGAAACATCAGGCCCGTAATGATTCCGATAAAGAGATCGAGTTTCTTGTTATTTCCCAGCCAACAACCCGGGGTGACAGGGTTAACCTGACGATGACCGAGTAA
- a CDS encoding DSBA oxidoreductase — MTTTETASSGSPHTTSVRLLFAALMLVMLLAALDQTIVSTALPTIVGELGGLDRLSWVVTAYLLASTIVVPLYGKFGDLLGRKIVLQTAIVIFLLGSALCGLAQNMTQLILMRALQGLGGGGLLVVTMAAVGDAIPPADRGKYQGLFGGVFGLATVIGPLMGGFLVEHFSWRWIFYINLPLGIFALLVIGAVLKSQTSRIRHQIDFLGAGYLTISLTCLILFTSEGGTVMAWSDPQLWCIFAFFVVTLIGFIYEERLAIEPMIPLFLFRNRTFLLSCLIGFIIGMSLFGSMTFLPLYLQVVKFSTPSQAGMQMLPLMGGLILTSIISGRIISKIGRYRIFPIIGTLLSFIAMALLGTLKLDTPLPTLYLYVGLLGLGLGMVMQVLVLAVQNSVEIKLIGVATSSATLFRSIGGSIGVAAFGAVFTSVLRGNLETLIPEGTQLPRQLGAQAVHELPAAIRIDYLQAFGSAIHSVFIISAGVVGLGFILALFMKNEPLRK; from the coding sequence ATGACAACGACCGAAACCGCTTCATCAGGCTCGCCGCACACGACCTCCGTTCGTCTGCTGTTCGCTGCTCTTATGCTGGTCATGCTGCTGGCCGCGCTGGACCAAACCATCGTCTCCACCGCGTTACCGACTATCGTAGGTGAATTGGGCGGGCTGGACAGACTCTCCTGGGTTGTCACGGCGTATCTGCTGGCCTCAACGATAGTGGTGCCGCTTTACGGTAAATTCGGCGATCTTCTCGGGCGCAAAATCGTGCTGCAAACGGCTATCGTTATCTTTCTGCTCGGCTCCGCTCTGTGCGGCCTCGCGCAAAACATGACGCAGCTTATTTTAATGCGTGCGCTGCAGGGGCTCGGTGGCGGTGGACTGCTGGTGGTCACCATGGCGGCGGTGGGGGACGCGATCCCGCCCGCCGATCGCGGCAAATACCAGGGACTATTTGGCGGAGTCTTCGGCCTGGCGACGGTGATTGGCCCGCTGATGGGCGGTTTTCTGGTTGAGCATTTTTCCTGGCGCTGGATTTTCTATATCAACCTGCCGCTGGGGATTTTTGCTCTGCTTGTTATTGGCGCGGTGCTGAAATCCCAGACCTCGCGGATTCGTCACCAAATAGATTTTCTTGGCGCGGGCTACCTGACTATTTCACTGACCTGCCTGATTTTATTCACCAGCGAAGGCGGCACGGTAATGGCGTGGTCTGACCCGCAGCTGTGGTGCATTTTTGCGTTCTTTGTCGTGACGCTCATTGGCTTTATCTATGAAGAGCGACTGGCGATTGAACCGATGATCCCGCTGTTCCTGTTCCGTAACCGCACCTTTTTATTGAGCTGTCTGATTGGGTTTATCATCGGCATGTCGCTGTTTGGCTCGATGACATTTTTGCCTCTCTATTTGCAGGTCGTAAAGTTCTCTACGCCGTCCCAGGCGGGGATGCAAATGTTACCGCTAATGGGGGGACTTATCCTGACCTCCATCATTAGCGGGCGCATCATCAGTAAAATAGGCCGCTACCGTATTTTTCCCATCATAGGGACGCTGTTAAGTTTTATCGCGATGGCGCTGCTTGGAACGTTAAAGCTGGATACGCCGCTGCCCACGCTTTATCTGTACGTTGGCCTTTTGGGACTTGGGCTCGGTATGGTGATGCAGGTGTTGGTGCTGGCCGTGCAGAACAGCGTGGAAATAAAGCTTATCGGCGTGGCGACCTCAAGCGCGACGCTATTTCGCTCAATTGGTGGCTCAATCGGGGTGGCCGCGTTCGGCGCGGTATTCACCTCCGTTCTGCGCGGCAACCTTGAGACGCTGATCCCGGAAGGGACGCAACTGCCTCGCCAGCTTGGCGCGCAGGCGGTACACGAGCTGCCTGCGGCCATCCGGATCGATTATCTGCAGGCCTTTGGCTCGGCGATTCATTCCGTGTTTATTATTTCGGCGGGCGTTGTGGGGCTGGGTTTTATTCTGGCGCTGTTTATGAAAAATGAGCCGCTAAGAAAATAG
- a CDS encoding GntR family transcriptional regulator, with product MNKEQPAQMLSEKIAETIRHKIIVGELVPGTRLSEAALSEQLDISRNTLREVFRMLTQEGLLRYEPNRGVYVAVPDMADILDIYRIRRLIECDALAHAYPLHPAVTKMEAAVEEAREHRQTSDWRSVGTANMKFHTAIVELADSDRLIRLYRNISAELRLAFGHLNDPEMLYAPYIEKNAHILALLNDGNNAQAAATLAEYLELSERTVLAAWSRHQQTH from the coding sequence ATGAACAAAGAGCAGCCCGCTCAGATGCTGAGCGAGAAAATCGCCGAAACTATTCGCCATAAAATAATCGTTGGGGAACTTGTACCGGGTACGCGTCTGTCGGAGGCCGCGCTCAGCGAGCAGCTCGATATTTCACGCAACACGCTGCGGGAGGTGTTTCGTATGCTGACTCAGGAAGGATTACTGCGCTATGAGCCCAACCGGGGCGTGTATGTTGCGGTCCCGGATATGGCAGACATCCTCGATATCTACCGTATCCGCCGATTGATTGAATGTGATGCGCTAGCCCACGCTTATCCGCTGCATCCCGCCGTCACAAAAATGGAGGCGGCCGTGGAAGAAGCGCGAGAACACCGCCAGACCAGCGACTGGCGCAGCGTGGGAACGGCCAACATGAAGTTTCATACCGCGATTGTTGAACTTGCTGACAGCGACCGCCTGATTCGCCTCTACCGCAATATCTCCGCGGAGCTAAGGCTGGCGTTCGGCCATCTGAACGATCCTGAAATGCTCTATGCCCCATACATCGAAAAAAATGCGCACATACTTGCCCTGCTCAACGACGGCAATAATGCCCAGGCCGCCGCAACGCTCGCCGAGTATCTGGAACTTTCGGAGCGCACGGTGCTGGCGGCGTGGTCACGGCATCAGCAAACCCACTGA
- a CDS encoding membrane protein, whose translation MAAHETENQSFVQKRRSSLIAAIFLMATSAIGPGFITQTATFTATMGSAFAFGIMASIVIDFVVQQNIWRVVTVTKMRASDLANETLPGSGYLLSVLVIFGGLVFNIGNIAGAGLGLNAMFGLAPKWGGLLSALLAIYIFSSRRASTAIDRLMIVLGLVMIALTLYVAFVSGPPVGDALYQSVLPDHINFATITTIVGGTVGGYISYAGAHRLLDKGMGGVENIQAVSSGATKGILVVGLMRYILFLAVLGVVASGVTLDISSQVANPALQAFQHAVGSFGVQLFGFIFWAAAITSVIGAAYTSVTFMTVFNKQMGERQRSIATVIFIAVSLVVYLMLGTAPAALLVFAGGFNGLILPIGMTLFIYVGWKRADLMAGYRYPRWLLWMGLLTCALTWYMGALSVGAIFDFLKIV comes from the coding sequence ATGGCAGCGCATGAAACTGAAAACCAATCCTTTGTTCAGAAGCGACGCTCATCGCTGATCGCGGCGATATTCCTGATGGCAACCTCAGCCATTGGGCCTGGATTTATCACCCAGACGGCCACCTTTACCGCGACCATGGGCTCGGCCTTTGCCTTCGGCATTATGGCTTCTATTGTCATCGACTTTGTGGTGCAGCAGAACATCTGGCGCGTCGTCACGGTCACGAAAATGCGCGCCTCCGATCTTGCTAACGAAACGCTGCCGGGTAGCGGTTATCTGTTATCCGTGCTGGTCATTTTTGGTGGGCTGGTGTTCAACATCGGCAATATTGCCGGTGCCGGTCTGGGTCTGAATGCCATGTTTGGCCTGGCCCCAAAGTGGGGGGGATTACTCAGCGCGCTACTGGCCATTTATATTTTCTCTTCCCGTCGCGCCAGCACCGCCATTGACCGTCTGATGATCGTCCTTGGCCTGGTCATGATTGCGCTCACGCTGTACGTGGCCTTCGTTTCCGGCCCGCCGGTGGGCGATGCCCTCTACCAGAGTGTCCTGCCGGATCACATTAATTTTGCCACTATTACCACTATCGTCGGCGGTACCGTTGGCGGCTACATCTCCTACGCCGGCGCGCACCGCCTGCTGGATAAAGGCATGGGCGGCGTGGAGAATATTCAGGCCGTCTCCTCCGGCGCGACAAAAGGCATACTGGTCGTTGGGTTAATGCGTTATATCCTGTTCCTCGCCGTGCTGGGTGTGGTTGCCAGCGGCGTCACGCTGGATATCTCCAGTCAGGTAGCAAACCCGGCGCTACAGGCATTTCAGCATGCGGTGGGTTCCTTCGGTGTTCAGCTCTTCGGCTTCATTTTCTGGGCTGCGGCGATTACCAGCGTGATTGGTGCGGCCTACACCTCTGTGACCTTCATGACGGTCTTTAATAAACAAATGGGCGAGCGCCAGCGCAGCATCGCGACGGTCATTTTTATCGCCGTCTCGCTGGTGGTTTACCTGATGTTAGGCACGGCTCCGGCGGCGCTGCTGGTCTTTGCCGGTGGTTTTAACGGCCTGATTTTACCTATCGGCATGACGCTCTTTATCTACGTGGGCTGGAAACGGGCCGATCTGATGGCGGGCTATCGTTATCCTCGCTGGCTGCTATGGATGGGGCTGTTAACCTGCGCGCTCACCTGGTATATGGGGGCGCTCTCCGTCGGCGCAATTTTTGATTTCCTGAAGATTGTCTAA